A stretch of Imperialibacter roseus DNA encodes these proteins:
- a CDS encoding PKD domain-containing protein, which translates to MDKRNIASVQKNNEYGVNSIYDEHGPLVEPGEGRLFFSRSNHPDNVGGTKDAEDIWTATWDPKTHNWTKVERLPPPLNNRGPNFVTSITVEEGVVNLILGNTYENGEISGEGLSYSELRNGKWTTPVNFTIKGFKNKSGYADFFVSEDGKHMLISAEMDDSRGGRDIYISHRVSKKAWDAPTNLGVLNTPGEDTSPSFSPDGRFLFYSSDGQEGYGGLDIFYSVKQGDNWNEWSGPKNLGNQFNDRHDNKHFSLPPIGEKIYFVSGNEQGNQDIYSFVTTSEELYSELTGEDICFAEKIFTNENAFSHKLTCNLCVDLEYQSESNNGEVKYRWDFGDTFSGEGRSVSHCYDTHGTYDIKLSILEASTSRTIYEIDHEYELNEFLELKLDEEVSGVINEPSRFKSHLAGAYPANTEFYWDFGDGYFACGDEVSHTYILPNDYEVRALASFHWQGRVRYLMTTSTVSVKLTK; encoded by the coding sequence GTGGACAAAAGAAATATTGCTTCGGTTCAGAAGAATAACGAATACGGAGTCAATAGTATTTATGATGAGCATGGTCCCCTGGTGGAGCCGGGTGAAGGACGACTTTTTTTTAGCAGAAGCAACCACCCCGACAATGTAGGAGGTACCAAAGACGCCGAGGATATTTGGACTGCAACCTGGGATCCAAAGACGCATAACTGGACAAAAGTTGAGCGCCTCCCGCCGCCCTTGAACAACAGAGGCCCTAATTTTGTCACCTCCATTACGGTCGAAGAGGGAGTCGTTAATTTGATTTTGGGTAATACCTACGAGAATGGAGAGATTTCAGGCGAGGGACTTTCCTATTCTGAGCTTCGCAATGGTAAATGGACTACACCCGTTAATTTTACAATAAAAGGTTTCAAGAATAAGTCCGGATATGCTGACTTTTTTGTCTCTGAGGACGGAAAGCACATGCTAATTTCCGCAGAAATGGACGATTCAAGAGGCGGGAGGGATATTTATATCAGCCACAGAGTAAGTAAAAAGGCATGGGATGCGCCTACCAATCTTGGGGTCTTGAATACCCCAGGAGAAGATACCTCTCCATCGTTTTCGCCAGACGGTCGGTTCCTTTTCTATTCCTCTGACGGGCAGGAGGGCTACGGCGGCCTCGATATCTTTTATTCAGTTAAACAAGGAGACAATTGGAACGAATGGTCGGGACCGAAGAACCTGGGTAATCAATTTAATGACCGGCATGACAACAAGCACTTTAGCCTGCCACCAATTGGGGAAAAGATATACTTCGTCTCTGGCAACGAGCAGGGAAATCAGGATATTTACTCATTTGTTACCACCTCGGAGGAGTTATACTCCGAATTGACTGGTGAGGATATCTGTTTTGCCGAGAAAATCTTCACCAACGAAAACGCATTTTCGCACAAGCTTACGTGCAATCTCTGTGTCGATTTGGAATACCAGTCTGAGAGTAATAATGGGGAAGTAAAATATCGCTGGGACTTTGGCGACACTTTTAGTGGAGAAGGACGATCAGTCAGTCATTGTTATGATACTCATGGCACCTATGATATAAAGCTTTCAATTTTGGAGGCCTCCACCAGCCGAACAATATATGAAATTGATCACGAGTATGAACTGAATGAGTTTCTGGAGCTCAAACTCGACGAAGAAGTGTCAGGTGTTATCAATGAACCTTCCAGATTCAAATCTCACTTGGCGGGAGCATATCCGGCCAATACCGAGTTCTATTGGGACTTTGGGGACGGTTACTTTGCTTGTGGTGATGAAGTGAGCCACACTTATATACTTCCAAATGACTATGAAGTGAGGGCACTGGCTTCCTTTCACTGGCAGGGCAGGGTGCGGTACCTGATGACCACATCGACCGTTTCTGTGAAACTGACAAAATAA
- the sufD gene encoding Fe-S cluster assembly protein SufD, producing the protein MTTPNEYINTVGKAFEMFEASLNGSKSTFLHELRKESLAAVLKSGLPGPKHEEYRYTNFGKALEKNIAYQGIVAETAAASSPTPLDSFEGYKLYFVNGKLDASRSDLGDLSEKVTVTSLASAVKEQDDLKEYLGSIVKSWPDAFSHLNTAFAKEGIFIRVKKNTVLDKPLYIIHSNDTSATEMLAHYRNLAIVEEGAQLKVIEANFSTGANTSYTNTVLEVFCKKNASVEWSKLQLENETALRIDNSLVYQERDSKCTINTVTLSGQMVRNNLYIALDDENTEAHMYGLYLIDGKTHVDNHTSVDHRKPNSFSNELYKGIMDDQSHGVFNGKIFVRQDAQKTNAFQQNNNILLSPNAVINTKPQLEIWADDVKCSHGCTTGQLDNEQLFYLRARGISEDKAKAMLLHAFAGDVIANISVEPVREYLEQLITDKIEN; encoded by the coding sequence ATGACAACCCCAAACGAATACATAAACACCGTCGGCAAGGCATTCGAAATGTTTGAAGCCAGCTTAAATGGCAGCAAATCAACTTTCTTGCACGAGCTAAGAAAAGAGTCTCTGGCCGCTGTTCTCAAATCGGGACTACCCGGGCCAAAGCATGAAGAGTATCGCTACACCAACTTTGGCAAGGCACTTGAAAAGAACATAGCTTACCAGGGCATTGTAGCCGAAACTGCCGCCGCCAGCTCCCCCACCCCTCTTGACAGTTTTGAGGGCTATAAGCTTTACTTCGTCAATGGTAAGCTGGATGCTTCCCGTTCAGATTTGGGAGATTTAAGCGAAAAAGTTACTGTTACCTCTCTTGCATCGGCTGTTAAAGAACAAGACGATCTAAAAGAATACCTGGGCAGCATTGTTAAGTCGTGGCCGGATGCTTTCTCGCACCTCAACACGGCATTTGCAAAAGAAGGTATTTTTATTAGAGTAAAGAAAAACACTGTTCTGGATAAGCCGCTGTATATCATTCATTCAAATGACACATCGGCTACTGAGATGCTTGCGCACTACAGAAATCTGGCGATTGTAGAAGAGGGGGCTCAACTGAAGGTGATAGAAGCTAATTTCTCCACCGGAGCGAATACTTCGTATACCAATACCGTTTTGGAGGTTTTCTGCAAAAAAAATGCCTCCGTAGAATGGAGTAAACTCCAGCTCGAAAACGAAACTGCACTGCGGATTGACAATTCGCTGGTATATCAGGAAAGAGATTCCAAGTGTACAATCAATACCGTCACGCTAAGTGGGCAGATGGTGAGAAACAACCTTTACATTGCCCTGGATGATGAAAACACTGAGGCACACATGTACGGATTGTACCTGATAGACGGGAAAACGCATGTAGACAACCACACTTCTGTTGACCATAGAAAGCCTAATTCATTCTCCAATGAGTTGTACAAAGGCATCATGGACGATCAGTCGCACGGTGTTTTTAACGGAAAAATATTTGTTCGTCAGGATGCGCAAAAAACCAATGCCTTCCAGCAAAACAACAACATCCTGCTCAGCCCCAACGCTGTGATCAATACCAAACCGCAGCTCGAAATATGGGCAGATGATGTGAAGTGCTCACACGGTTGTACCACAGGCCAGCTGGATAACGAACAGTTGTTCTACCTCAGGGCCCGTGGAATTTCAGAAGATAAAGCCAAGGCGATGCTTCTGCACGCATTTGCAGGTGACGTGATAGCGAACATATCCGTAGAGCCTGTCAGAGAATACCTCGAGCAATTAATTACCGACAAAATAGAAAATTAG
- a CDS encoding NAD-dependent epimerase/dehydratase family protein, whose amino-acid sequence MRVLITGGAGYIGTQVVGNLCQQPEVEKIIVYDNMSKGNFNFFFGQKYPGHERIKLVSAELLDSRTLRKHLKEVDAVIHLAARVTTPFANTDSHFYEQVNHWGTAELVYAVEELDNVKKLIYTSSTAVYGASEDLATERADTDPSTFYGISKHRGEEHVVRLGTNKDAVILRCGNVYGYNKSMRFDAVINRFMFDANFGNRIQIFGNGKQARAFIHVTHVAEIIKETLLKQVPSGIYNVVDKNLPILDIVDAMKEMFPELEYTFINQHISLMELKVSPETLLADYINMPHPESLRQELLEFKEKFSF is encoded by the coding sequence ATGCGAGTATTAATTACAGGAGGAGCCGGGTATATTGGAACCCAGGTGGTAGGGAATTTGTGCCAACAGCCAGAGGTTGAGAAAATCATTGTGTATGACAACATGAGCAAGGGCAATTTCAATTTTTTCTTTGGCCAAAAGTACCCTGGTCACGAAAGGATAAAGCTGGTCTCGGCTGAGTTGCTCGACAGTAGAACCCTTAGGAAGCACCTGAAGGAAGTGGATGCAGTGATTCATTTGGCAGCCAGGGTAACCACACCATTTGCCAACACCGACTCACACTTTTACGAGCAGGTAAACCACTGGGGAACCGCAGAGTTGGTGTATGCAGTTGAAGAGCTGGATAATGTAAAGAAACTCATATACACCAGCAGCACCGCTGTTTATGGCGCCAGTGAGGATCTTGCCACCGAAAGAGCCGACACTGATCCGTCTACGTTTTATGGTATTTCGAAGCATAGGGGAGAGGAACATGTCGTTCGATTGGGAACAAATAAGGATGCGGTTATACTACGGTGTGGCAATGTATACGGCTACAATAAGAGTATGAGGTTCGATGCCGTCATCAACCGGTTTATGTTTGATGCCAACTTCGGCAATCGAATCCAGATTTTTGGCAATGGCAAACAAGCCAGGGCTTTTATACACGTGACGCACGTAGCTGAGATTATCAAGGAGACTTTGTTGAAGCAAGTGCCGTCCGGAATCTACAATGTTGTTGATAAGAACTTGCCCATTCTGGACATAGTGGACGCCATGAAGGAGATGTTTCCCGAACTTGAGTACACCTTCATTAACCAGCACATCAGCCTTATGGAATTGAAAGTGAGCCCTGAGACACTGCTCGCAGATTATATCAACATGCCTCATCCGGAAAGCCTGAGGCAGGAGCTGCTTGAATTCAAGGAGAAGTTCTCTTTTTAA
- a CDS encoding SUF system Fe-S cluster assembly protein, which translates to MENQNQQEADLKEKVIAAIKTVYDPEIPVDVYELGLIYEISIFPVNNVFVSMTLTSPSCPSAEAIPSEVKAKIEEVEGVNDVEVELTFDPPFTQDMMSEAAKLELGFM; encoded by the coding sequence ATGGAAAATCAAAATCAGCAAGAAGCAGATTTGAAGGAAAAGGTGATTGCTGCCATCAAAACGGTGTATGACCCGGAAATTCCTGTGGACGTATATGAGTTGGGTCTGATCTACGAGATCAGTATATTTCCCGTCAACAACGTTTTTGTGTCTATGACATTGACATCCCCCAGCTGTCCTTCAGCCGAGGCCATTCCCAGTGAGGTGAAGGCCAAAATTGAAGAGGTAGAGGGAGTAAACGACGTGGAGGTTGAGCTTACGTTCGACCCGCCATTTACGCAAGATATGATGAGTGAGGCCGCCAAATTGGAACTAGGCTTCATGTAA
- a CDS encoding phytoene desaturase family protein: MENRFDACVVGSGMGGLTSAALLAQKGLTVAVLEQNYLPGGCTSSYWRKGFVFETGATTLVGLDKGMPLKYLLDKTGIHLPARKLALPMQVVLADGTIINRYEAIEDWITEAERIFGSKGQRPFWEFCYDVSRFVWDASLRFREFPPSSFYDLVKLAFRARITDFSYARWSFSSMAELLQKHGLDQNERFVAFVNEQLLITAQNRMEEVNVLFGATALCYTNYGNYYLDGGMINLINPLVDYIEGKGGVVALKCRAEKIATNGERYVIDTSKGTFESNYVIGAVPINNLREVFPQIQRNGVKDMPSKTLNSAFQLSIGFRPRKHFDAIHYQIHLHAPLSGIKSKSIFLSLSHPLDETRSDVEGLMVASVTTHIPHPEGTEIASDILEKEIIDTLEHHNFLDRKDIVYKHNSGPKAWEKWTGRKWGFVGGYPQYMKIRPWQMLNARLGPKRAYLCGDTSYPGQGIPGTVLSGIIAAEKLSRDWL, encoded by the coding sequence ATGGAGAATAGATTTGATGCATGTGTGGTGGGAAGCGGAATGGGTGGTTTAACAAGTGCTGCACTGTTGGCTCAGAAAGGACTAACAGTGGCTGTGCTGGAGCAAAATTACCTACCAGGAGGATGTACAAGCTCATATTGGCGCAAGGGTTTCGTTTTTGAAACTGGTGCCACCACACTGGTTGGGCTGGATAAAGGGATGCCGTTGAAGTATCTGTTGGACAAAACAGGTATCCACCTGCCTGCCAGAAAGCTTGCTTTGCCCATGCAGGTGGTGTTGGCAGATGGAACAATCATTAACCGCTATGAAGCTATTGAAGATTGGATAACGGAGGCCGAGCGGATTTTTGGAAGCAAAGGCCAACGCCCATTTTGGGAGTTTTGTTACGATGTCAGCCGGTTTGTGTGGGATGCCTCACTTCGATTCAGGGAGTTTCCTCCTTCATCCTTTTATGATCTGGTAAAATTGGCTTTCAGAGCACGTATAACTGACTTTAGCTATGCGAGATGGAGCTTCTCATCTATGGCCGAGCTTCTGCAAAAGCATGGGCTTGACCAAAATGAGCGATTTGTTGCATTCGTTAATGAACAGTTGCTCATTACCGCTCAAAATCGGATGGAGGAAGTAAATGTATTGTTTGGAGCAACAGCCCTTTGCTACACTAACTATGGCAATTACTATCTGGATGGAGGCATGATCAATCTTATTAACCCCTTGGTAGACTATATTGAAGGCAAGGGAGGAGTAGTTGCTTTGAAGTGTCGGGCGGAGAAGATAGCAACAAACGGTGAGAGATATGTCATTGACACTTCAAAGGGTACTTTTGAGTCGAATTATGTAATCGGGGCTGTTCCAATCAATAATCTCCGGGAAGTATTTCCCCAAATTCAGCGAAATGGAGTAAAGGACATGCCATCAAAGACGCTAAATAGTGCCTTTCAGCTTAGCATAGGTTTCAGGCCCAGGAAACACTTCGATGCCATTCACTACCAGATTCACCTGCACGCACCGTTAAGTGGGATAAAATCCAAAAGCATTTTTTTAAGCTTAAGCCACCCGCTTGACGAAACCCGTTCGGATGTGGAAGGCCTGATGGTAGCGTCGGTCACAACGCACATTCCGCACCCCGAAGGCACTGAAATTGCCAGTGATATTTTGGAAAAGGAAATCATCGACACCCTTGAGCACCATAATTTTCTGGACCGAAAGGACATCGTTTACAAACACAACTCGGGGCCAAAGGCGTGGGAAAAGTGGACAGGAAGAAAATGGGGGTTCGTGGGGGGCTACCCGCAATACATGAAAATCCGGCCATGGCAAATGCTCAACGCCAGACTTGGACCAAAAAGAGCCTACCTATGTGGTGACACGTCTTACCCTGGGCAGGGGATTCCGGGGACAGTGTTGAGTGGCATCATTGCGGCTGAAAAACTTTCCAGGGATTGGCTCTGA
- a CDS encoding phosphoadenylyl-sulfate reductase: MTFQELETKIKEYKADGKKLFTTSSFQTHSLVMLHMLSRIDNSIPVYFINTGYLFPDTIAFKDQVAKEFGIKVLDVKSSMPRNMQVGNDGKLLFTSDPDYCCYINKTQPTDALLQEHDIWINGVRADQSAVRAAMKVEQPAPHNTFRFHPMLDWNAKMIFQYIREHNLPRHPMDAKGYMSIGCEPCTRKMDPEMQEREARWFGMKKTECGLHTDLISK; encoded by the coding sequence GTGACTTTTCAAGAGCTAGAAACGAAAATTAAAGAGTATAAGGCTGACGGGAAGAAGTTGTTTACAACCTCTTCTTTTCAAACGCACAGCCTGGTAATGCTGCACATGCTGAGCAGAATAGATAACTCGATCCCCGTCTATTTTATCAATACCGGCTACCTTTTTCCAGATACAATAGCTTTTAAGGATCAGGTGGCTAAAGAGTTCGGAATAAAAGTGCTCGATGTAAAATCGAGTATGCCAAGAAACATGCAGGTAGGTAATGACGGCAAGCTATTATTTACGAGTGACCCAGACTACTGCTGCTACATCAATAAAACGCAACCAACCGATGCTTTGCTTCAAGAGCACGACATTTGGATCAATGGCGTAAGAGCTGACCAAAGTGCTGTAAGGGCAGCTATGAAAGTGGAGCAACCTGCGCCGCATAATACGTTTCGGTTCCATCCGATGCTGGACTGGAATGCAAAGATGATTTTTCAATACATCAGGGAGCACAATTTGCCGAGGCATCCCATGGACGCCAAAGGCTATATGAGTATCGGCTGTGAGCCATGTACCCGTAAAATGGATCCTGAAATGCAGGAACGTGAAGCCAGATGGTTTGGGATGAAAAAAACAGAATGTGGTTTACATACTGACCTAATCAGTAAATAG
- a CDS encoding BrxA/BrxB family bacilliredoxin: protein MYPEPLVAPMRTDLTSAGFTELRTSEDVENHLEDHKGTSLIVINSVCGCAAGAARPGVKMALANSAKKPNFLGTVFAGVDKEATQTAREYTLPYPPSSPSIALFKDGELVHFVERHHIEGRNAQMIAAHLVDVFEEYC from the coding sequence ATGTATCCCGAACCACTAGTTGCCCCCATGAGGACAGACCTTACCAGTGCAGGATTCACTGAGTTAAGAACTTCCGAAGATGTTGAAAATCATCTTGAAGACCACAAAGGTACTTCGCTAATTGTTATCAACTCGGTGTGTGGATGTGCGGCTGGAGCAGCCCGTCCCGGAGTGAAGATGGCGTTAGCCAATAGCGCTAAGAAGCCGAACTTTTTAGGAACGGTGTTCGCAGGTGTAGATAAAGAGGCTACTCAGACTGCCAGGGAATATACCTTGCCTTATCCTCCTTCATCTCCGTCAATCGCACTTTTTAAAGACGGTGAATTGGTTCACTTCGTAGAAAGACACCACATTGAGGGCCGCAATGCTCAAATGATTGCAGCTCATTTGGTTGATGTTTTTGAAGAATATTGCTGA
- the sufC gene encoding Fe-S cluster assembly ATPase SufC, which translates to MLKIKNLKASVEGKMILNGINLEVKPGEVHAIMGPNGSGKSTLASVLAGREDYQIEGGEVEYIGKDLLDLSPEERAREGVFLAFQYPVEIPGVSTTNFLKAALNQVREHHGKPTLDAVSFLKLMKEKMALVEIDQALLSRSLNEGFSGGEKKRNEIFQMAMLEPKLAILDETDSGLDIDALRIVANGVNKLKTRDNATILITHYQRLLDYIVPDFVHVLYKGRIIKSGDKSLALQLEEKGYDWIKEEADIVSA; encoded by the coding sequence ATGTTAAAGATAAAGAACCTTAAAGCTTCGGTAGAAGGAAAGATGATCCTCAACGGAATTAACCTGGAAGTAAAGCCAGGAGAAGTTCATGCTATTATGGGTCCGAATGGTTCAGGAAAAAGTACGCTGGCTTCTGTTTTGGCCGGTCGGGAAGACTATCAAATTGAAGGTGGAGAAGTAGAATATATTGGCAAAGATCTTTTGGATCTTTCTCCAGAGGAAAGAGCCAGGGAAGGTGTTTTTCTTGCCTTCCAGTATCCCGTAGAAATACCTGGTGTAAGCACGACCAATTTTCTTAAAGCCGCTCTTAATCAAGTAAGAGAGCACCACGGCAAGCCAACACTGGACGCTGTTTCGTTTCTTAAATTGATGAAAGAAAAAATGGCACTGGTGGAGATCGACCAGGCTTTGCTTAGCAGGTCGTTGAACGAAGGCTTTTCTGGTGGAGAAAAGAAAAGAAATGAGATTTTCCAAATGGCAATGCTCGAACCGAAGTTGGCCATTCTGGACGAAACGGATAGTGGGCTTGATATTGACGCTTTGCGAATTGTGGCCAATGGCGTCAACAAACTCAAGACAAGAGACAACGCCACTATTCTGATTACACACTATCAAAGACTGCTCGACTACATAGTGCCTGATTTTGTGCATGTTCTCTACAAGGGACGCATTATCAAGTCGGGAGATAAGAGCCTGGCCTTACAACTCGAAGAAAAAGGGTACGACTGGATCAAAGAAGAAGCTGACATAGTTTCTGCTTAG
- the sufB gene encoding Fe-S cluster assembly protein SufB, which translates to MSKDNQILEELTKSDYKYGFHSDIETESAPKGLNEDIVRFISAKKEEPEWMLEWRLSAYRHWLTLKEPTWQNVTFPEINYQDIIFYAAPKQKISPKSLDEVDPELRATFEKLGISFDEQKRLTGVAVDAVLDSVSVATTFKSKLGELGIIFCSFSEAVREHPELVKKYIGSVVPVNDNYFSALNSAVFSDGSFCYIPKGVRCPMELSTYFRINAMNTGQFERTLIVAEEGSYVSYLEGCTAPMRDENQLHAAVVEIFAAKDAEVKYSTVQNWYPGSKEGKGGIYNFVTKRGLCSGDGSKISWTQVETGSAVTWKYPSCILKGDNSIGEFYSVAVTNNYQQADTGTKMIHIGKNTRSRIVSKGISAGKSQNSYRGQVKVMKRAEGARNYSQCDSLLLGDKCGAHTFPYIDVENPLAIVEHEATTSKIGEDQIFYCNQRGIATEDAVALIVNGFAKEVMNQLPMEFAVEAQKLLAISLEGSVG; encoded by the coding sequence ATGAGTAAGGACAACCAAATACTGGAAGAGCTCACCAAATCAGATTATAAATACGGATTTCACTCCGATATTGAAACTGAGTCGGCACCCAAAGGTCTTAATGAAGATATTGTCAGGTTTATTTCTGCAAAAAAAGAAGAGCCTGAATGGATGCTGGAATGGAGACTTTCAGCTTACCGTCACTGGTTGACTTTAAAAGAGCCAACCTGGCAAAATGTTACTTTCCCGGAAATTAATTATCAGGACATCATTTTTTATGCTGCTCCGAAGCAAAAGATATCGCCTAAGAGCCTCGACGAAGTAGACCCAGAGTTGAGGGCTACCTTTGAGAAGCTTGGTATTTCGTTTGACGAGCAGAAAAGACTTACAGGTGTGGCAGTTGATGCCGTGCTGGACAGCGTTTCGGTGGCTACCACTTTCAAAAGTAAACTTGGCGAACTGGGCATTATCTTTTGTTCTTTCTCAGAAGCGGTGAGAGAACACCCCGAACTAGTTAAAAAGTATATCGGGTCAGTAGTGCCAGTCAACGACAACTATTTCTCCGCCCTTAACTCTGCGGTGTTTTCCGATGGTTCTTTCTGCTACATACCTAAAGGTGTGCGTTGCCCAATGGAGCTTTCGACCTACTTCCGGATCAATGCCATGAACACAGGGCAGTTTGAACGGACGCTGATTGTAGCAGAAGAAGGATCCTATGTCAGCTACCTGGAGGGCTGTACTGCTCCTATGAGAGATGAGAATCAGCTTCATGCGGCCGTTGTTGAGATTTTTGCTGCCAAAGATGCTGAGGTGAAGTACTCGACCGTGCAAAACTGGTACCCAGGAAGCAAAGAAGGCAAAGGCGGCATTTACAACTTTGTTACCAAGCGTGGCCTTTGCTCTGGCGACGGTTCGAAAATATCATGGACACAGGTAGAAACCGGGTCTGCGGTGACGTGGAAATACCCTAGCTGTATCCTGAAAGGGGACAACTCCATTGGAGAGTTCTATTCAGTGGCTGTTACCAACAACTATCAGCAGGCTGACACTGGCACCAAAATGATCCATATTGGTAAAAATACCCGTTCAAGGATCGTTTCGAAGGGCATTTCTGCAGGCAAAAGCCAAAACAGCTACCGTGGACAGGTGAAGGTAATGAAACGTGCCGAAGGTGCGAGAAATTACTCTCAATGTGACTCATTGCTACTTGGCGACAAATGCGGAGCACATACGTTCCCTTATATCGACGTAGAGAATCCGCTGGCAATTGTAGAGCACGAAGCTACGACGTCGAAAATCGGAGAAGACCAGATTTTCTACTGCAACCAGAGAGGAATAGCCACAGAGGATGCAGTGGCGCTTATCGTAAATGGCTTCGCAAAAGAGGTGATGAATCAACTGCCTATGGAATTTGCTGTTGAGGCTCAGAAACTTTTGGCTATATCCCTCGAAGGCAGCGTGGGCTAA
- a CDS encoding cysteine desulfurase yields MGSPASTIDWSLDIQSIRKQFPVLHQEVNGKPLIYFDNAATNQKPSSVIKALDYYYETDNANIHRGVHTLAERATADFEETRKKAAAFLNTKEVEEVIFTKGTTESINLVASTWGRKFIDKGDEIIISTLEHHSNIVPWQMLCEEKGAILRVIPINPKGEVIIDEFKKLLSAKTKLVSVVFASNALGTINPVAEIISLAHQHGAVVLLDGAQASAHLDVDVQKLDVDFFALSAHKMYGPTGVGILYGKRSLLEAMPPYQGGGEMISEVTFEKTTYNAIPYKFEAGTPNIADVVAFGAAIDFVNEHGKDRIAAHEEELLHYATAKLESIPGVSIVGQAADKVSVVSFLVNGYHPLDVGMYLDARGIAVRTGHHCTQPLMKHLGIEGTVRASFSVYNTKEEIDRLAEAVTLLAGRKN; encoded by the coding sequence ATGGGCAGCCCAGCTTCAACAATAGATTGGTCATTGGACATTCAATCAATACGGAAGCAATTTCCAGTGCTACACCAGGAAGTGAATGGCAAACCTTTGATCTATTTCGACAACGCTGCAACAAATCAGAAGCCTTCCTCCGTCATTAAAGCGCTGGATTACTACTATGAAACAGACAACGCCAATATCCACAGAGGTGTTCATACGTTAGCTGAAAGAGCTACAGCTGATTTCGAGGAGACCAGAAAGAAGGCTGCCGCTTTTCTCAACACTAAAGAAGTAGAAGAGGTTATTTTCACCAAAGGCACCACAGAGAGCATCAATCTTGTGGCTTCGACCTGGGGCAGAAAATTTATCGACAAGGGTGACGAAATCATCATCAGCACCCTGGAGCACCATTCCAATATTGTGCCCTGGCAAATGCTTTGTGAGGAGAAAGGTGCCATTCTGAGGGTGATTCCAATCAACCCAAAAGGAGAAGTCATCATTGATGAGTTCAAAAAACTACTATCAGCTAAAACTAAGCTCGTTTCGGTTGTATTTGCCTCGAATGCCCTGGGCACTATAAATCCTGTAGCTGAAATAATCAGCCTGGCGCATCAACATGGGGCAGTTGTTTTGTTGGATGGAGCACAGGCCTCAGCCCACCTTGACGTTGACGTACAAAAACTTGATGTGGACTTCTTCGCACTTTCTGCGCACAAAATGTATGGCCCAACGGGCGTGGGAATTCTCTATGGCAAGCGAAGTTTGCTGGAAGCAATGCCACCCTATCAGGGCGGCGGGGAAATGATAAGCGAAGTAACCTTTGAAAAGACCACCTACAACGCCATTCCTTACAAGTTTGAAGCCGGCACGCCCAACATCGCCGATGTCGTTGCTTTTGGGGCAGCTATCGACTTTGTGAATGAGCATGGAAAGGATCGCATTGCAGCGCATGAGGAAGAACTATTGCACTACGCCACGGCAAAGCTTGAAAGCATCCCAGGAGTGAGTATAGTTGGGCAGGCAGCAGACAAAGTCAGTGTGGTGTCTTTCCTGGTCAACGGTTACCACCCGCTTGATGTGGGAATGTATTTGGACGCAAGAGGTATAGCAGTCCGCACGGGACACCATTGTACGCAACCTCTGATGAAACATTTAGGGATTGAAGGAACGGTTAGGGCCTCCTTTTCTGTTTACAATACCAAAGAGGAAATTGACCGGCTGGCGGAAGCGGTTACCCTGCTTGCCGGTAGAAAAAATTGA
- a CDS encoding SufE family protein, with amino-acid sequence MTESIKSIQEEIISEFDILGDDRESKIFYIMELGATLPAMDESEKVDHNIIKGCQSKVWLTAELVGEVIKFSADSNTEVTKGLISLLIRVLSGQKPQDIMQAELFFIEKIGMGQLIGSQRSNGLSSMIKQMKLYALAFQTKLAGTNT; translated from the coding sequence ATGACGGAGTCGATAAAAAGCATTCAGGAAGAAATTATCTCCGAATTTGATATACTTGGAGATGACCGTGAAAGCAAGATATTCTACATTATGGAGTTGGGCGCTACGCTTCCAGCAATGGATGAAAGCGAAAAAGTAGATCACAATATTATCAAGGGCTGTCAATCAAAAGTATGGCTAACAGCAGAACTGGTAGGCGAAGTAATAAAGTTCAGTGCAGATAGCAATACTGAAGTGACGAAGGGGCTTATCAGCTTATTGATCCGGGTACTGTCGGGCCAAAAGCCACAGGACATTATGCAAGCCGAACTCTTCTTTATAGAAAAGATAGGCATGGGACAGTTGATAGGCTCGCAAAGGTCGAACGGACTTTCGTCGATGATCAAGCAAATGAAGTTATATGCACTGGCCTTTCAGACTAAGTTGGCCGGAACAAACACATAG